CTTGGGGGGGATGTCGAGACGGGGTACGGAGGTGCCGACGATGGAGTGCGCGGCGGCGGGTTTGGGTTGAGCCTGGGCGGTGGCGTTGCGGTGCAGCAGGCCGGCCGCCGCGATCTCGCCATAGGTCAGCTGGCGGCCATCGGCGGCGGTGACGGTGCCGGCGGCGACCCGGAGCTGCTCCGCCGGCACGCCGAGCTTGACCGACGCCTGCCCGAGCAGGAGCGCCCGCGCTTCGGCACAGGCATGGCGCAGTGCCATGCCGCCCTCTTCGATCGACCGGCTGCCGGTGGTGTAGCCTTCGTCCGGCGTCACCCCGGTATGGCCGGAGACCATGCGAATGCTCGTCAGCGGCACATCGAGCTCTTCGGCCGCGATCTGCGCCAGGGCGGTCAGAATTCCCTGGCCGAGCTCGACTTTGCCGGTGAAGACGGTCACCTTCCCGTCCGCATCGATGCGCAGCCAGGCATTGAGCGTCGGGGTGGCGGCAAGATCGCCGGGGAGCTCCGCCTCGGCCGGCCAGAGGAGCTCCGGCGCCAGGCTGAAGACGACGACGATGCCGGCCACGCTCTGGCCGAACTGCCGGCGGGTCATTCCCCCGGCGGTCATGGCTTCATCTCCCGGGCGGCGCGCCGGACGGCGCGCAGGATGCCGCCATGCGTGCCGCAGCGGCAGAGATTGCCGGCGAGAGCCTGCCGGATCTGCTCCTCGCTCGGGTCCGGGGTCCGGTCGAGGAGCGCCTTGCTCTGCATGATCATGCCGTTTGCGCAGTAGCCGCACTGCGCCGCCTGCTCCTCGATGAAGGCCCGCTGCA
This genomic interval from Desulfuromonadales bacterium contains the following:
- a CDS encoding molybdopterin cofactor-binding domain-containing protein; translation: MTAGGMTRRQFGQSVAGIVVVFSLAPELLWPAEAELPGDLAATPTLNAWLRIDADGKVTVFTGKVELGQGILTALAQIAAEELDVPLTSIRMVSGHTGVTPDEGYTTGSRSIEEGGMALRHACAEARALLLGQASVKLGVPAEQLRVAAGTVTAADGRQLTYGEIAAAGLLHRNATAQAQPKPAAAHSIVGTSVPRLDIPPKVFGSPSYVQDLRLPGMVFGRIVRPPGPRARLEEVDTEAVRSLPGVLAVVRDGSFLGVVA